In a genomic window of Myxococcus fulvus:
- a CDS encoding class I SAM-dependent methyltransferase, whose translation MPPSETESYLLDYHRRLAGVTARWFSRTPVTRGDHRFDSTYALLAAEVPSDSREHTVLDLACGDGYLLELLAQRGPLRPRLLGLDMSADELAHAQARLHGAASLHQGLAQSLPFEDGSLDVVLSHLALMLMDDCEQVLSEVRRTLKPDGKLSCIVGGGFAPTGSLAVFRELMKPAIEAQPRPLLSLGDKRFRSTEGLQQLFGLAFQQVDVFDLLVQDGGSPEYVWDSLAQTYDADQLSPTSREDVRKAFLSAVEPLRDSAGNISCHWSMRQVTAHAPRR comes from the coding sequence ATGCCGCCCTCGGAGACCGAGTCCTACCTCCTCGACTACCACCGCCGCCTCGCTGGCGTGACGGCCCGGTGGTTCTCCCGAACGCCCGTCACGCGAGGCGACCACCGCTTCGACTCGACCTACGCGCTGCTCGCCGCCGAAGTCCCCTCGGACTCGCGCGAGCACACGGTGCTCGACCTCGCCTGCGGTGATGGCTACCTGCTGGAGCTGCTCGCCCAGCGCGGCCCCCTCCGTCCCCGGCTCCTCGGCCTGGACATGAGCGCCGACGAGCTGGCCCACGCCCAGGCCCGACTCCACGGCGCCGCCTCGCTCCACCAGGGACTCGCGCAGTCACTCCCCTTCGAGGACGGCAGCCTCGACGTCGTCCTCAGCCACCTGGCCCTCATGCTGATGGACGACTGCGAACAGGTCCTCTCCGAAGTGCGCCGCACGCTCAAGCCCGACGGCAAGCTGTCCTGCATCGTCGGCGGAGGCTTCGCCCCCACGGGCTCGCTCGCCGTGTTCCGCGAGCTGATGAAGCCCGCCATCGAGGCCCAGCCGCGTCCCCTGCTGAGCCTGGGTGACAAGCGCTTCCGCTCCACCGAGGGACTCCAGCAGCTCTTCGGCCTCGCCTTCCAACAGGTCGACGTCTTCGACCTCCTCGTCCAGGACGGCGGCTCGCCGGAGTATGTCTGGGACTCACTCGCCCAGACGTATGATGCCGACCAGCTCTCCCCCACCTCCCGCGAGGACGTCCGCAAGGCCTTCCTCTCCGCCGTGGAGCCCCTCCGGGATTCAGCTGGAAACATCTCCTGCCACTGGAGCATGCGGCAGGTGACCGCACACGCCCCGCGACGCTGA
- a CDS encoding bifunctional 5,10-methylenetetrahydrofolate dehydrogenase/5,10-methenyltetrahydrofolate cyclohydrolase — translation MARNIDGTEISRVMRAEMAQQVAELQAQGITPGLSVVLVGNNPASQAYVASKTRACEALGMRGQTLNLPEDVSREELFAVIDRLNQDPAVHGILVQLPLPAHLPYKAVLEHIDPDKDVDGFHPRNAGLAFVGDPRAFIPCTPAGILEMLRRENVPTRGRHVVIVGRSLIVSKPLASLLMAPGPDATVTITHRHTPDLASFTRQADILIVAVGKQNLITRDMVKPGVVVIDVGQNRVDDPGSARGFRMVGDVDFDGVSQVAEAITPVPGGVGPMTITMLLANTLQAARQSAQARHT, via the coding sequence ATGGCGCGGAACATCGATGGAACCGAGATCAGCCGGGTGATGCGGGCGGAGATGGCCCAGCAGGTCGCCGAGCTCCAGGCCCAGGGAATCACTCCAGGGCTCTCCGTGGTGTTGGTGGGCAACAACCCCGCCAGCCAGGCCTACGTGGCGAGCAAGACGCGCGCGTGCGAGGCGCTCGGCATGCGCGGGCAGACGCTCAACCTGCCCGAGGACGTCTCCCGGGAGGAGCTGTTCGCCGTCATCGACCGGCTCAACCAGGACCCCGCCGTCCACGGCATCCTCGTCCAGCTCCCCCTCCCTGCGCACCTTCCCTACAAGGCCGTCCTGGAGCACATCGACCCGGACAAGGACGTGGACGGCTTCCACCCGCGCAACGCGGGCCTGGCCTTCGTGGGAGACCCCCGCGCCTTCATCCCGTGCACCCCCGCGGGCATCCTCGAGATGCTGCGCCGGGAGAACGTCCCCACCCGGGGCCGGCACGTGGTCATCGTGGGCAGGAGCCTCATCGTCAGCAAGCCGCTGGCCTCGCTGCTCATGGCCCCCGGCCCCGACGCCACCGTCACCATCACCCACCGGCACACCCCGGACCTGGCCTCCTTCACCCGCCAGGCGGACATCCTCATCGTCGCCGTGGGCAAGCAGAACCTCATCACCCGCGACATGGTGAAGCCCGGCGTGGTGGTCATCGACGTGGGACAGAACCGCGTCGATGACCCCGGCTCCGCGCGCGGCTTCCGCATGGTGGGCGACGTGGACTTCGACGGCGTCAGCCAGGTCGCCGAGGCCATCACCCCCGTCCCCGGCGGCGTGGGCCCCATGACCATCACCATGCTCCTGGCCAACACCCTCCAGGCCGCGCGGCAGTCCGCCCAGGCCCGCCACACGTAG
- a CDS encoding ATP-binding protein — translation MPPNGTENVIRETPASARAALEELKNDSSATRVDPELESAAGFTHFDTASSEDNLLTVLLTRADLHLLASQTLVRVKSREDGRAYLGVVVKGPFAEPNAVPANSTMAVGVVTHGKKLTYTFDYHGRAEVELLGEEVEGVLKPPRFRPRPQSPVFVLTDKESERVLGVGGDMSLGVVVGYEQMEARISPSDKSVLPRHTGIIGTTGGGKSTTVATLVHRAQSQGIATIVFDVEGEYTHVDEPTDHEPMLEALKRRGQRAEGVRDLHIHHLIGRTSRNPRHRNLHRFSLNFSSLSPYAIAEILGLSDAQQERFLKAYDVTKQLLEDFKIFPQTDEEKRQALEVDEMSTGYPKMTIQHLLDVVNAYIYSLGDENRGETKTRSRSRRREATAEVAEVEEEAEEAATPTGPFLQSDFKASRSMVMKRVMAQSSRNVVSWKTLYGKLHRLLRLNIFDIGPVPGPEYNAMLTPGRVSVIDLSDTDSPQLNNLVIADVLRGLQEAQEVRYEKASAKDEPVPPVLIIIEEAHEFLSASRISQMPVLFEQVARIAKRGRKRWLGLVFVTQLPQHLPNEVLGLLNNFIIHKMTDSTVISRMQRTVGSIDESLWNRVTRLAPGQALVSFSNFARPLMVAVDPAPVKRLLVD, via the coding sequence ATGCCTCCCAACGGGACAGAGAACGTCATCCGCGAGACGCCCGCTTCGGCCCGCGCCGCGCTCGAGGAGCTGAAGAACGATTCCTCGGCGACACGAGTCGACCCGGAGCTCGAGTCCGCCGCGGGCTTCACCCACTTCGACACGGCGTCGAGCGAGGACAACCTGCTCACCGTCCTGCTCACCCGAGCCGACCTGCACCTGCTCGCGTCCCAGACGCTGGTGCGCGTGAAGTCACGGGAGGACGGTCGCGCCTACCTGGGCGTCGTCGTCAAAGGCCCCTTCGCTGAACCCAACGCGGTCCCCGCCAACTCGACGATGGCCGTCGGCGTCGTGACGCACGGCAAGAAGCTCACGTACACGTTCGACTACCACGGCCGCGCCGAGGTGGAACTGCTGGGCGAAGAGGTGGAAGGCGTCCTCAAGCCGCCCCGCTTCCGTCCCCGCCCCCAGAGCCCCGTGTTCGTGCTGACGGACAAGGAGAGCGAGCGCGTGCTCGGTGTCGGCGGCGACATGTCCCTGGGGGTCGTCGTCGGCTATGAGCAGATGGAGGCTCGAATCAGTCCCAGCGACAAGTCCGTCCTCCCCCGGCACACCGGCATCATCGGGACCACGGGTGGCGGCAAGTCCACCACCGTGGCCACGCTCGTCCACCGCGCTCAGTCCCAGGGCATCGCCACCATCGTGTTCGACGTGGAGGGTGAGTACACCCACGTGGACGAGCCCACCGACCATGAGCCCATGCTCGAAGCCCTCAAGCGCAGGGGCCAGCGCGCCGAGGGAGTCCGCGACCTGCACATCCATCACCTCATCGGACGCACCAGTCGCAACCCTCGACACCGCAACCTGCACCGATTCTCCCTCAACTTCTCCAGCCTCTCTCCCTACGCCATCGCGGAGATTCTCGGCCTGTCGGATGCCCAGCAGGAGCGCTTCCTCAAGGCCTACGACGTCACCAAGCAACTGCTGGAGGACTTCAAGATCTTCCCGCAGACGGATGAAGAGAAGCGTCAGGCGCTCGAAGTAGACGAGATGTCCACGGGCTATCCCAAGATGACCATCCAGCACCTGCTGGACGTCGTGAACGCGTACATCTACAGCCTGGGCGACGAGAACCGTGGCGAGACGAAGACCCGCTCACGGAGCCGGCGCAGGGAGGCAACCGCCGAAGTCGCGGAGGTTGAGGAAGAAGCCGAAGAAGCGGCGACTCCCACCGGGCCCTTTCTCCAGAGCGACTTCAAGGCCAGCCGTAGCATGGTCATGAAGCGGGTCATGGCTCAGAGCAGCCGCAACGTCGTGAGCTGGAAGACGCTCTATGGAAAGCTCCACCGCCTGCTCCGGCTCAACATCTTCGACATCGGTCCGGTGCCCGGCCCCGAGTACAACGCGATGCTCACGCCCGGCCGCGTGTCCGTCATCGACCTGTCGGACACGGACTCGCCGCAGCTCAACAACCTGGTCATCGCGGATGTCCTCCGTGGGCTCCAGGAGGCCCAGGAGGTCCGCTACGAGAAGGCGAGCGCCAAGGACGAGCCCGTCCCTCCCGTGCTCATCATCATCGAGGAGGCCCACGAGTTCCTCTCCGCCAGCCGCATCAGCCAGATGCCCGTCCTCTTCGAACAGGTGGCGCGCATCGCCAAGCGCGGCCGCAAGCGCTGGCTCGGACTCGTCTTCGTCACCCAGCTCCCCCAACACCTCCCCAACGAGGTGCTCGGCCTGCTCAACAACTTCATCATCCACAAGATGACCGACAGCACCGTCATCTCCCGCATGCAACGCACCGTGGGCAGCATCGACGAGAGCCTCTGGAACCGGGTGACCCGCCTCGCTCCAGGTCAGGCCCTGGTCTCCTTCAGCAACTTCGCCCGCCCGCTCATGGTGGCCGTCGACCCCGCGCCCGTGAAACGCCTGCTCGTCGATTGA
- a CDS encoding alkaline phosphatase PhoX, which yields MPMQRRNFLRLTAMSSGLLVLGPGFWRAAYAAPARPGPSPYGAISGSPDAQGLRLPAGFTSRIIARTGQNVPGTNYTWHLAPDGGACFDTGDGGWVYVSNSEIPLLGGVSAIRFDGGGNTVDAYRILSNTSINCAGGPTPWGTWLSCEEWDLGHVWECDPRSPSQGQRRSALGAFTHEAVAVDPVGQRLYLTEDRPDGRFYRFTPSQWPSLGAGRLEAAKLHGNALDGTASFSWVQVSASRSASLQLARFLTTAFNGGEGCWYDSGTVYFTTKGDNRVWAHTPSTGQVELIYDDDLYPDSPLRGVDNITMSRSGDLFVAEDGGDLQLCLITPGPDRTVAPFLQLDGHSGSELTGPAFSPDGRRLYFSSQRGTDGTTGVTFEVSGPFR from the coding sequence ATGCCCATGCAGCGCAGGAACTTCCTTCGACTCACCGCGATGAGCAGTGGACTCCTGGTCCTGGGGCCCGGCTTCTGGCGCGCGGCCTATGCCGCCCCCGCCCGACCGGGGCCCAGCCCCTATGGCGCCATCTCAGGCTCCCCTGATGCCCAGGGACTGCGACTCCCCGCGGGCTTCACCTCGCGCATCATCGCCCGGACCGGACAGAACGTCCCCGGCACGAACTACACCTGGCACCTCGCGCCGGACGGCGGCGCATGCTTCGACACCGGCGATGGAGGCTGGGTCTACGTCTCCAACAGCGAGATTCCCCTCCTGGGCGGCGTGTCCGCCATCCGCTTCGATGGCGGCGGCAACACGGTGGACGCCTACCGCATCCTCTCCAACACGAGCATCAACTGCGCCGGAGGCCCCACCCCCTGGGGCACCTGGCTGTCGTGTGAGGAGTGGGACCTGGGCCACGTCTGGGAATGCGACCCGCGCTCCCCTTCCCAGGGACAGCGCCGCTCTGCCCTCGGCGCCTTCACGCACGAGGCCGTGGCCGTGGACCCGGTGGGACAGCGCCTGTACCTCACCGAGGACCGCCCCGATGGCCGCTTCTACCGCTTCACGCCCTCACAGTGGCCCTCACTCGGCGCCGGACGCCTGGAGGCCGCGAAGCTCCACGGCAACGCCCTGGACGGCACCGCGAGTTTCAGCTGGGTGCAGGTCTCCGCGTCGCGCTCCGCCTCGCTCCAGCTCGCCCGCTTCCTCACCACCGCGTTCAACGGCGGTGAGGGCTGCTGGTACGACAGCGGCACCGTCTACTTCACCACCAAGGGCGACAACCGCGTGTGGGCTCACACCCCCTCCACCGGCCAGGTCGAGCTCATCTACGACGACGACCTCTACCCGGACTCGCCCCTCCGCGGAGTGGACAACATCACCATGTCCCGCTCGGGTGACCTCTTCGTCGCCGAGGACGGTGGTGATTTGCAGCTGTGTCTCATCACCCCGGGCCCCGACCGCACCGTGGCCCCCTTCCTCCAGCTCGACGGACACTCGGGCTCCGAGCTCACCGGCCCCGCCTTCAGTCCCGATGGTCGGCGGCTGTACTTCAGCTCGCAGCGCGGGACGGACGGCACCACCGGCGTCACCTTCGAGGTGAGCGGGCCGTTCCGCTGA
- a CDS encoding M57 family metalloprotease: MAKKAIAAAWLCCAWMSGCGDVEPVLTDETRETVQNLVAAGFRAGDIQVVDGVVQVGGDAVVSLQASREMLDTGGSGAEHYRTTNLVSSAVRKVTVQLSSPVASTISAGLAEAVANYNALGLRLTFYTANPCLADPSACPPGSHATINVVVNSTLPSGPSGASGYPSGGLPYPTIWIGTGLSTYPLDVIEHVLTHEIGHTIGFRHTDFYNTAISCGGTPVREGANPGGAILIPGTPSSATPGGSIMNTCVPLSTNGEFTSTDIAALNFMY; this comes from the coding sequence ATGGCGAAGAAGGCGATTGCGGCTGCATGGCTTTGCTGCGCGTGGATGTCCGGCTGTGGAGATGTCGAGCCGGTGCTCACGGACGAGACGCGGGAGACAGTCCAGAACCTGGTGGCGGCGGGGTTCCGGGCCGGCGACATCCAGGTGGTCGACGGCGTCGTCCAGGTGGGCGGCGACGCGGTGGTGAGCCTCCAGGCCTCACGGGAGATGCTCGACACGGGAGGCTCGGGGGCGGAGCACTATCGGACCACGAACCTGGTCTCCAGCGCGGTGCGGAAGGTCACGGTCCAGCTCTCGTCACCCGTCGCGTCGACGATCTCCGCGGGCCTGGCGGAGGCCGTCGCCAACTACAACGCGCTGGGGCTTCGCCTCACGTTCTACACGGCCAATCCGTGCCTCGCCGACCCCTCGGCGTGTCCGCCCGGCAGTCACGCCACCATCAACGTGGTCGTCAACTCCACGCTCCCGAGCGGCCCGAGCGGGGCGAGTGGCTATCCCTCCGGAGGGTTGCCTTATCCGACCATCTGGATCGGCACGGGCCTGTCCACGTACCCGCTGGATGTCATCGAGCACGTCCTCACGCATGAGATTGGCCACACGATTGGCTTTCGTCACACGGACTTCTACAACACCGCCATCAGCTGCGGCGGCACGCCCGTGCGCGAGGGCGCGAACCCGGGAGGCGCCATCCTCATCCCCGGGACACCCTCCAGCGCGACGCCGGGCGGTTCCATCATGAACACGTGCGTGCCCCTGAGCACGAACGGGGAGTTCACCTCGACGGACATCGCGGCGCTGAACTTCATGTACTGA
- a CDS encoding ImmA/IrrE family metallo-endopeptidase encodes MESWLQEAVEACALKDCHASVHDLLDCFCGQFHIRPVALPRFTPQTAQDWLSRRSPGQWFTTQDHDLHGFMAWWRGHGILFFDNQRKEAEQRFTIVHEVAHFVLEEWLPRRRALSVFGPEILPVLDGERAPSPEEALTLFFEQVPLNLRTDLMARDASGGYASRDVVVAEHRADRVALELLAPVERVLPLVKQLSREDAIRSLQFQFHLPVVKATEYIDGLRRRLRMSRFSIAEFLGVEEG; translated from the coding sequence ATGGAAAGCTGGCTGCAAGAAGCGGTGGAAGCCTGTGCACTGAAGGACTGTCATGCGTCCGTCCATGACCTGCTCGACTGCTTCTGCGGCCAGTTCCACATCCGGCCCGTTGCCCTTCCTCGATTCACTCCGCAGACAGCCCAGGACTGGCTGTCTCGCCGGAGCCCGGGGCAGTGGTTCACGACACAAGATCATGACCTCCATGGCTTCATGGCCTGGTGGCGCGGACACGGAATCCTCTTCTTTGACAACCAGAGAAAGGAAGCGGAGCAACGCTTCACCATCGTCCACGAGGTCGCGCACTTCGTCCTGGAGGAGTGGCTCCCCCGCAGACGGGCGCTGAGCGTCTTCGGCCCGGAGATACTCCCGGTCCTCGATGGCGAGCGGGCCCCCTCTCCCGAAGAGGCCCTGACCCTGTTCTTTGAACAGGTCCCGCTGAACCTGCGCACAGACCTCATGGCCCGTGACGCATCGGGTGGCTACGCCAGCCGGGACGTCGTCGTGGCCGAGCACCGCGCGGACCGGGTCGCGCTCGAGCTGCTGGCACCCGTGGAGCGCGTCCTGCCGCTCGTGAAACAGCTCTCGCGGGAGGATGCCATCAGAAGCCTCCAGTTCCAGTTCCATCTGCCCGTGGTGAAAGCCACCGAATACATCGATGGGCTTCGGCGGCGGCTACGCATGTCCCGTTTTTCCATCGCGGAGTTCCTGGGAGTGGAGGAGGGGTAA